One Pochonia chlamydosporia 170 chromosome 5, whole genome shotgun sequence DNA segment encodes these proteins:
- a CDS encoding nucleoside diphosphate kinase (similar to Metarhizium robertsii ARSEF 23 XP_007822419.2): MATTEQTFIAIKPDGVQRGLVGPIISRFESRGFKLAAIKLVTPPKEHLEAHYADLKDKPFFGGLIQYMLSGPICAMVWEGRDAVKTGRTILGATNPLASAPGTIRGDYAIDVGRNVCHGSDSVENAKKEIALWFKEGDVVSYKQSQFDWIYEKA; the protein is encoded by the exons ATGGCTACCACCGAGCAGAC CTTCATTGCTATCAAGCCTGATGGCGTCCAG CGTGGCCTTGTTGGCCCCATCATCTCCCGCTTCGAGAGCCGTGG CTTCAAGCTTGCCGCTATCAAGCTCGTCACTCCCCCCAAGGAGCACCTCGAGGCCCACT ACGCTGACCTGAAGGACAAGCCCTTCTTCGGTGGTCTCATCCAGT ACATGCTTTCTGGTCCCATCTGCGCCATGGTCTGGGAGGGCCGTGATGCCGTCAAGACTGGCCGCA CCATCCTCGGTGCCACCAACCCCCTTGCCTCCGCCCCTGGCACCATCCGTGGTGACTACGCCATCGATGTCGGCCGCAACGTCTGCCACGGCTCCGACTCCGTCGAGAACGCCAAGAAGGAGATCGCTCTCTGGTTCAAGGAgggtgatgttgtcagcTACAAGCAGTCCCAGTTCGACTGGATCTACGAGAAGGCTTAA